From one Danio rerio strain Tuebingen ecotype United States chromosome 19, GRCz12tu, whole genome shotgun sequence genomic stretch:
- the dnajc8 gene encoding dnaJ homolog subfamily C member 8: MAAGGSGEDAFQTFYTEVKQIEKRDSVLTSKQQIDRLLRPGASYFNLNPFEVLQIDPDATDEELKKRFRQLSILVHPDKNQDDPERAQLAFEAVDKAYKMLLDGDHKKKVLDVIQAGKEYVEHMVSQKKKQLKKDGKPIIVEEDDPEMFRQAVYKQTMKLFAELEIKRKEREAKDMHERKRQREEEIEAQEKVKRDREWQKNFEETRDGRVDSWRTFQAKGKTKKEKKNRTFLKPPKVKMEQRE; encoded by the exons atggcggcgggCGGCAGTGGAGAAGATGCGTTTCAGACCTTCTACACAGAG gtgaagCAGATCGAGAAGAGAGACTCTGTTTTGACGTCTAAGCAGCAGATCGACCGGTTACTGCGACCCGGAGCCTCCTACTTCAACCTCAACCCATTTGAG gtgcTTCAGATCGACCCCGATGCCACAGATGAGGAGCTGAAGAAACGCTTTCGGCAG ctctccatccTTGTTCACCCGGACAAGAATCAGGATGACCCAGAGCGCGCGCAGCTGGCCTTTGAAG cggtGGATAAGGCCTACAAGATGCTGCTGGACGGTGATCATAAGAAGAAGGTGTTGGACGTGATTCAGGCAGGGAAAGAGTACGTGGAGCACatg gtgagCCAGAAGAAAAAGCAGCTAAAGAAGGATGGAAAGCCGATCATCGTGGAGGAAGACGATCCAGAGATG ttccgGCAGGCGGTGTATAAGCAGACGATGAAGCTCTTCGCTGAGCTGGAGATCAAGAGGAAAGAGCGGGAGGCCAAGGACATGCATGAacg GAAGCGGCAGCGGGAGGAGGAGATCGAGGCGCAGGAGAAGGTGAAGCGCGACCGCGAGTGGCAGAAGAACttcgag gagacgCGTGACGGCCGTGTGGACAGCTGGAGGACCTTCCAGGCCAAAGGGAAAACCAAGAAGGAGAAGAAGAACCGCACCTTCCTGAAGCCGCCTAAAGTCAAGATGGAGCAGCgcgagtga
- the hnrnpr gene encoding heterogeneous nuclear ribonucleoprotein R: protein MAAEVNGSSVLLKEEEEPMEVTAPRSENYQALLDAGLPQKVAESLDNIFQTGESAEHGLVAYADLDERALDALREFNEEGALSVLQQFKESDLSHVQNKSAFLCGVMKTYRQREKQGNKVQESSKGPDETKIKALLDRTGYTLDVTTGQRKYGGPPPDAVFSGPQPGIGTEVFVGKIPRDLYEDELVPLFEKAGSIWDLRRDVWPLLSHILLLF from the exons atgGCCGCAGAGGTGAACGGCAGCTCTGTTCTGctgaaggaggaagaggagccCATGGAGGTGACGGCCCCGCGCTCAGAGAACTATCAGGCGCTGCTGGATGCGGGTCTGCCCCAGAAGGTGGCCGAGAGCCTGGATAACATCTTCCAGACCGGTGAGTCTGCGGAGCACG gtctgGTGGCGTATGCGGATCTGGACGAGCGCGCTCTGGATGCGCTGCGGGAGTTTAATGAGGAAGGAGCTCTGTCAGTGCTGCAGCAGTTCAAGGAGTCTGATCTCTCACACGTGcag AATAAGAGTGCGTTCCTGTGCGGCGTGATGAAGACCTACAGGCAGCGGGAGAAGCAGGGCAATAAAGTGCAGGAGTCCAGCAAAGGCCCCGACGAGACCAAGATCaag GCTCTGCTGGATAGGACCGGATACACACTGGATGTCACCACCGGTCAGCGGAAGTACGGTGGGCCGCCACCTGATGCAGTGTTCTCCGGCCCGCAGCCCGGCATTGGCACTGAG GTGTTTGTGGGTAAGATCCCGCGTGACCTGTATGAGGATGAGCTGGTTCCTCTGTTTGAGAAGGCGGGCTCCATCTGGGACCT GCGGCGGGACGTCTGGCCACTTTTATCCCACATCCTCCTCTTGTTTTAA
- the atp5if1a gene encoding ATPase inhibitor A, mitochondrial has product MARLLLRRGFFSSHIRMSSDQLGELGTGAGKGGGGGGSVRAAGGSFGRREAAEEERYFRQKEREQLAALKNHHEEEIDHHKKEIERLQREIDRHKGKIRKLKHDD; this is encoded by the exons ATGGCTCGCCTTCTGCTCAGGAGAGGCTTCTTCAGCTCGCACATCCGCATGAGCTCCGaccag ctgggTGAGCTGGGTACGGGTGCAGGTAAAGGTGGCGGTGGGGGCGGATCAGTGCGTGCTGCTGGAGGATCATTCGGGAGAAGGGAGGCAGCAGAGGAGGAGCGCTACTTCAG gcaAAAGGAGCGGGAGCAGCTGGCGGCCCTGAAGAACCACCACGAGGAGGAGATTGACCATCACAAGAAAGAGATTGAGCGTCTGCAGAGAGAGATCGACAGACACAAGGGCAAGATCCGCAAACTCAAACACGACGactga